GATGGCCGCGCCAATCGGACGAGGTTCGCCCGCGGCCGGTTTGATGTGCGCGAGCAGCCCGGGACTGGCGTTGACTTCGATGATCGCGCCGCGCTGCTCGCTCAGTGGCCGGGTGATGTCTTCGGCCACCAGGTCCACGCCCGCAATGTCCAGGCCAACCACGCGCGCGGCCAGTGCCGCGGCCTGGGCGATGGAAGGATGGACCTTGTCGGTGACGTCAATGGCGACGTTGCCGTTGGGCTGGATCAGCACCTTCTGGCCCGCCTGCGGCACCGAGTAGGCGGTCAGACCCTGGCGTTCGAGCTCCAGGATGATTTCGGCCCCGTGCTGCGGCGCGAGCGCGTTCAAGGGCGCGTCTTCGGTGGTGCCGCGGCGCGGGTCGGTGTTGATCTGGCTGTCCACCAGGTCGATGATGTTGCCCACGCCGTCGCCCGTTACCCACAGCGATTCGCCCTTGGCCGCGGCCACCAGCTGCGAGCCCACCACCAGCAGGCGATGCTCGTCGCCGGCGATGTAGCGTTCCACAATCACCGCTTCGCTGTCGCCCTTGCGCGCGGCCAGGTGGTAAGCCTTGACCACGTCGGCCTCGGTCATGAGGTTGAGCGACACTCCGCGTCCGTGGTTGCCGTCGTAAGGTTTGACCACCACCGGCAGGCCGATGTCCTGGGCTTCTTCCCACGCCTCGGCGGCGCTGCGTACCAGCGCGCCTTCCGGCACCGGTACCCCGCATGCCTGCAGCAGCGTCTTGGTAAGGTCTTTGTCAGAGGCAATCGATTCGGCAATCGCACTGGTACGGTCGGTTTCGGCCGTCCAGATGCGGCGCTGCGCGGCGCCGTGGCCGAGCTGCACCAGGTTGCCGTCAGTGAGGCGCAGGTGCGGAATGCGGCGCTCGGTGGCCGCTTCCACAATATGGTTGGTGGAAGGACCCATGCAATGGTCGTCCACCTTTTCCTTGAGTGCGGCCACGGTGGCGGCCAGGTCGAACGGGGTGTCGTCGATGGCCGCCATCAGCAGCGCGCGGCCCGCCTCAAGCGCGGCGCGGCCCACATGCTCCTCGCGCGTGCGAAAGGCCATCTTGTATACGCCAATGTCGCCGGTGGAACGGGTCTTGCCGAAACCGGTGCGCATGCCGGCCAGGTTTTGCAGCTCCAGCACCACGTGTTCCAGCACATGGCCCGACCAGGTACCTTCCTTGAGACGCTCCAGGAAGCCGCCCCGTTCGCCCACCCCGCAGCGATGCTCGATCAGGCCCGGCAGCCAGGCCACCAGCCGCTCGTACAGGCCCGGCAGTTTGTTGGACGGAAAGTCTTCCAGCAAGCCGATATCGAGCCACGCTTCGATCACGGGGCGGTAGGTCCAGATGTTCGGCCCACGCAGGTGCGTCACGCGCAGGAAATCGATTGCTTTCTTCTTTGTCATTAGATTATTTCTTGATAACAGCGACTGTCACGGTGGTAGCCGCACGGTCTCCGCGCGCCCAAATTGCAGCCTGTCATGTTGTATACTTGCCCTACCGAAGCTTACCGCGCCAAACCAATTTCTGCCAGTATCGAATCCCGGATTGCCTGCCGGGGCATGGCTTACTTTCCCCAGACGATGACATCTACACAATTAATTTCTTCTTCGACAGCTGCCCCCGTGCTCATTTCCTTGTCCGAGGAATGGCAGGCACAAGTCGCGCAGCAGCTTGCTCCGGGGGAAAACGTTCTGGGTGGCATGCAGGTTGACCTTGATGCCCGCCTGCGGTTTAAAAAAGGGATGCTGGTCGTCACCGACCGCCGGCTGCTGGCCCTCGATGCCGGGCAGTCCGCGTGGCAGACGTTTTCATTCCGGCCGGGCCTCGCGCTGCGCCACCACGATCATGCCGGCGTCGGTCACCTGGAACTGTTTGATGACCATGGCCGGCTTGGCGCCTGGCGCTTCACGCTGGGCCAGAACCTGCAAGCGATCCGGCTGCTGGACCATTTTCGCGAGCAGCTTGAAAGCCATCTGACCGGCCGGCCGGTGCACGTGCCCGAGCACCATGTCTGCCCGAGCTGCAAGGCGCCGCTGGCACCGGACGAAGAAGAATGCCCGATCTGCACCAAGGTCCTGTACACGCCGCCGTCCACCTGGACCCTGCTGCGCCTGTGGCGTTTCGCCAAACCGTACAAGTGGCAGCTGGCGCTGGGCTTTTTCCTCATGCTGGCCAGTACCGCGGCGCACATGATCCCGCCCTATCTCACCATGCCGCTGATGGACAATGTCCTGATCCCGTTCCAGAACGGTGAGCAGGTCAATGAACGGCTGGTGTGGCTGTACATGAGCGGCCTGTTTGGCGCGGCGGTGCTGGCCTGGGGGCTCGGGTGGGGCAAGACCTACATCCTGGCACTGGTGTCGGAACGGATGGGGGCCGACCTGCGTTCGGCCACGTATGAACACTTGATGAAGCTGTCGCTTGAATTTTTTGGCGGCAAGCGCACAGGTGATCTGATGTCGCGCATCGGCAGCGGCAGCGACCGCATTTGCGTGTTCCTGTCGCTGCACCTGCTCGACTTTGCCTCCGACGTCCTGATGATCATCATGACCGGCGTGATCCTGTGTTCGATCAATCCGTGGCTGGCCGTGATCACGCTGGTGCCGCTGCCTTTCATCGCCTGGATGATCCACATCGTGCGCGACCGCCTGCGCACCGGCTTTGAAAAGATCGACCGCGTGTGGGGCGAGGTCACCAACGTGCTGGCCGATACCATCCCCGGTATCCGCGTGGTCAAGGCGTTTGCCCAGGAAAAGCGCGAAGCGACGCGGTTTCGCGAAGCCAACCGCCATAACCTGGCCGTCAACGACAAGCTCAATCGCGTCTGGTCGCTGTTCTCGCCAACGGTATCGTTCTTGACCGAACTGGGGTTGCTGGTGGTGTGGGTATTCGGTATCTGGCTGGTGTCGAGCAACGACATCACGGTCGGCGTGCTGACCCTGTTCATCACGTACAGCAGCCGCTTTTATGGGCGACTTGATTCCATGAGCCGCATCGTGTCGGTGACGCAGAAGTCGGCGTCGGCGGCCAAGCGCATCTTCGACATTCTCGACCACGTATCGAGCGTGCCGGAACCGGTCAACCCGGTAAAGCTGGACAAGATCGAAGGGCGCATCGACCTGCGCGAAGTGGGTTTCCGGTATGGCAACCGCGCTGTCAACCGCGGCATTTCACTCAATATCAGGGCCGGTGAATTCGTGGGCCTGGTCGGTCACAGCGGCTCGGGCAAGAGCACCCTGGTCAACCTGATCTGCCGCTTCTACGATGTGAGCGAGGGCGCGATCCTGCTCGACGGCGTCGACATCCGCTCGTTCGCGGTGTCGGACTACCGCCGCAACATCGGACTGGTGCTGCAGGAGCCGTTCCTGTTCTTTGGCACGATTGCCGAAAATATCGCTTACGGCAAGCCGGGTGCCACGCGCGAAGAAATCATCGCCTCGGCGCGCGCGGCCCATGCTCATGAATTCATTCTGCGCCTGCCGCAGGGTTACGATTCGATGGTGGGAGAACGGGGTCAGGGCCTGTCGGGTGGCGAGCGCCAGCGCATCTCGATTGCACGCGCGCTGCTGATCGACCCGCGCATCCTGATCATGGATGAAGCCACGTCGTCGGTGGACTCGGAAACGGAAAAGGAAATCCAGAAGGCGCTCGACAACCTGGTGCAGGGCCGCACCACGATCGCCATTGCGCACCGCCTGTCGACGCTGCACCGGGCCGACCGCCTGGTGGTGCTGGACCGCGGCGTGGTGATGGAAGAGGGCAGCCACGACGAGCTGATGGCGCGCGAGGGCGCCTACTTCCGGCTATACGAAGCGCAGGCGCGCAACGTGGATACCGACATGGACGACAAGGACGAAGACTAGATGGCAGAGACGAATTTTCAGCTGGTGCGCAACAGCTTTGGCAGGCTGGTGCTGACCAACAGCGCCGGCGAAGTATTCGAGGGCGTGTCGCCGGTGCGCGCGTTCCCGATCCAGTCGCCCGACAACGGCATCTCGCTGGTGCTGGGCGATGGCAAGGAAGTGGCCTGGATCGACGAGCTGGCCGCGCTGCCGGCCCAGGTGCGCGAGTTGGTGCACGAAGAACTGGAAGGGCGCGAATTCATGCCCGAAATTATCCGGGTCAAGGATGTGAGCAGCTTTGCCACGCCCTGCACCTGGTATGTCGATACCGATCGTGGCAGCACCGAATTCACCCTCAAGGGTGAAGAAGACATTCGCCGCATCGGCGCCGCTTCGCTGCTGGTGGCCGACAACCACGGCATCAATTTCCTGATCCGGGACATGTTCACGATCGACAAGCACACGCGCCGCATCCTCGACCGCTTCCTGTGATGCCGGCCTTACGTTGCTCACGCTATTAACGGAGAAACTATGCATTACCTGTTGTGCTATGAGCTGGCCGACGATTACCTCGAACGCCGCGGCCAATACCGCGACGAGCACCTGCGCCTGGCCTGGGAAGCGCAGGAACGCGGCGAAATCGTGCTGGCCGGCGCGCTGCCCGATCCCTTCGACAAGGCCATGCTGCTGTTCCAGGGCGACTCGCCCGAGGCGGCCGAGCGCTTCGCCAGGAACGATCCTTACGTGAAGCACGCTCTGGTGACGGCTTACCGGGTGCGCCTGTGGAACACGGTGGTGGGCGACCTGGCCGCCACGCCGGTCCGTCCCTGATCGAAGCTGGCGGGCCTGTTCGCCAAGGCCTGCCCCCGATGCTTCGGCGTGGCCGCGCTGGCGGGCGTCGCCATCGCGCACGGATTGTTATGATCGGTTTTCCGCAAGCCTGGAACCGTGATGCGCATTCTCTGGAGTTATCTGCGGCCGCACTGGCCGCTCGGATTGCTGGCGCTGCTGCTGGCAACTGTCAGCCAGGTGCTGGCCCTGGTCGACCCCATCATCTTTGGCTGGATCATCGATGATTACGCCATCAACCGCGGCACCAAAAGCGATCAGGAGCTGGTGGCCGGGGTGCTGCGGCTGCTGGGCCTTGCGGTGCTGGTGGCGGTGCTCTCGCGCGCGGCCAAGGCGCTGCAGGAATATGTCACGCGCCTGATGGTGCAAAAGCTCGGTACCCAGATGTTCGACGATGGCGTGCGCCAGGTGCTGCGCCTGCGCTTCCAGGAGTTCGAGGACCTGCGCAGCGGCGAGACCCTGTCGCTGCTGCAGAAGGTGCGCATCGACTGCGAACGCGTGATCAATGCCTTCATCAACACCCTCTTCGCGGCGCTGGTCGGGATCAGCTTTCTGACCTGGTACGCGCTGGCGCGCCACTGGCTTTTGGTGCCCGTGTTTTTGGTGGGCGTGCTGGTCATGGGCAGCCTGACGGGCATCCT
This region of Massilia sp. PAMC28688 genomic DNA includes:
- a CDS encoding DUF1854 domain-containing protein gives rise to the protein MAETNFQLVRNSFGRLVLTNSAGEVFEGVSPVRAFPIQSPDNGISLVLGDGKEVAWIDELAALPAQVRELVHEELEGREFMPEIIRVKDVSSFATPCTWYVDTDRGSTEFTLKGEEDIRRIGAASLLVADNHGINFLIRDMFTIDKHTRRILDRFL
- a CDS encoding ABC transporter ATP-binding protein; protein product: MQVDLDARLRFKKGMLVVTDRRLLALDAGQSAWQTFSFRPGLALRHHDHAGVGHLELFDDHGRLGAWRFTLGQNLQAIRLLDHFREQLESHLTGRPVHVPEHHVCPSCKAPLAPDEEECPICTKVLYTPPSTWTLLRLWRFAKPYKWQLALGFFLMLASTAAHMIPPYLTMPLMDNVLIPFQNGEQVNERLVWLYMSGLFGAAVLAWGLGWGKTYILALVSERMGADLRSATYEHLMKLSLEFFGGKRTGDLMSRIGSGSDRICVFLSLHLLDFASDVLMIIMTGVILCSINPWLAVITLVPLPFIAWMIHIVRDRLRTGFEKIDRVWGEVTNVLADTIPGIRVVKAFAQEKREATRFREANRHNLAVNDKLNRVWSLFSPTVSFLTELGLLVVWVFGIWLVSSNDITVGVLTLFITYSSRFYGRLDSMSRIVSVTQKSASAAKRIFDILDHVSSVPEPVNPVKLDKIEGRIDLREVGFRYGNRAVNRGISLNIRAGEFVGLVGHSGSGKSTLVNLICRFYDVSEGAILLDGVDIRSFAVSDYRRNIGLVLQEPFLFFGTIAENIAYGKPGATREEIIASARAAHAHEFILRLPQGYDSMVGERGQGLSGGERQRISIARALLIDPRILIMDEATSSVDSETEKEIQKALDNLVQGRTTIAIAHRLSTLHRADRLVVLDRGVVMEEGSHDELMAREGAYFRLYEAQARNVDTDMDDKDED
- the cphA gene encoding cyanophycin synthetase is translated as MTKKKAIDFLRVTHLRGPNIWTYRPVIEAWLDIGLLEDFPSNKLPGLYERLVAWLPGLIEHRCGVGERGGFLERLKEGTWSGHVLEHVVLELQNLAGMRTGFGKTRSTGDIGVYKMAFRTREEHVGRAALEAGRALLMAAIDDTPFDLAATVAALKEKVDDHCMGPSTNHIVEAATERRIPHLRLTDGNLVQLGHGAAQRRIWTAETDRTSAIAESIASDKDLTKTLLQACGVPVPEGALVRSAAEAWEEAQDIGLPVVVKPYDGNHGRGVSLNLMTEADVVKAYHLAARKGDSEAVIVERYIAGDEHRLLVVGSQLVAAAKGESLWVTGDGVGNIIDLVDSQINTDPRRGTTEDAPLNALAPQHGAEIILELERQGLTAYSVPQAGQKVLIQPNGNVAIDVTDKVHPSIAQAAALAARVVGLDIAGVDLVAEDITRPLSEQRGAIIEVNASPGLLAHIKPAAGEPRPIGAAIVGHLFGQAESGRIPIVGITGSRGTALIAKLVGCLVHLTGKHTGVVSSEGLFLDQRLVTAANAVNWEAGQRLLINRTVQAAVFESNARMILAEGLAYDKCSVGVVTDMDGFEQLGEFYIHDADAMANVVRTQVDVIADQGVAVLNAANAAVAALSELCDGEVIFYGLDPALPVLSAHTGAGGKAVTLHDGKLVVIEGGSDTVILSLASLKPGVIEHPDSLLAAVAATWALGVPLDLIGAGLRSFDPRARAPNR
- a CDS encoding YciI-like protein, with amino-acid sequence MHYLLCYELADDYLERRGQYRDEHLRLAWEAQERGEIVLAGALPDPFDKAMLLFQGDSPEAAERFARNDPYVKHALVTAYRVRLWNTVVGDLAATPVRP